The proteins below are encoded in one region of Pelagibacterium flavum:
- a CDS encoding ABC transporter substrate-binding protein: MKKFTVAASIAVALMSTTAVSAAELEVTHWWTSAGEAASIAEFARIFEEETGHTWVDSALGGSGTGANPVIISRIIGGDPMGATQMNTGRDAEELIQAGLMRDLTDIAEEMNIRDFYVDESLLEPCTYEGRIYCFPINIHSWDWLWLSTAAYEEIGQPVPTNWHEYVESWPALQEAGILPFGLASGWPINGVPGVLLAGIGGTDLVLAVNRDKSGDAVRSPEFREVAEALDDLRSVISPEMMVPSFGDVGNQILAGEAAGNIHGDWLQGDLQVAGGVPGEDYECVPALGLNDQLSGGGDSFFFPVLPEGTDPEVLEAQTQLARILISPEGQLAFNLKKGSMPIRTDIDLEQANPCMQKALGLLGNGLLPAGESTLTSDTQQQLDDLTREFIDNDSITVDDYIERYATLIENAD; the protein is encoded by the coding sequence ATGAAGAAATTCACAGTGGCTGCATCCATTGCGGTCGCCTTGATGTCGACGACTGCGGTGTCCGCGGCTGAGCTTGAAGTCACGCACTGGTGGACCTCGGCCGGCGAGGCGGCATCGATCGCTGAATTCGCACGCATTTTTGAAGAAGAAACCGGCCATACTTGGGTCGACAGCGCCCTTGGCGGTTCGGGCACAGGCGCAAACCCCGTCATCATTAGCCGCATCATCGGCGGTGATCCGATGGGGGCAACCCAGATGAACACCGGCCGTGATGCCGAGGAACTCATCCAGGCGGGCCTTATGCGCGACCTGACCGACATCGCCGAAGAAATGAATATTCGCGATTTCTACGTCGATGAATCCCTGCTTGAGCCCTGCACTTATGAGGGGCGCATCTACTGCTTCCCCATCAATATCCACTCGTGGGATTGGCTGTGGCTGTCGACGGCGGCCTATGAGGAAATCGGGCAGCCTGTTCCAACCAATTGGCACGAATATGTAGAAAGCTGGCCCGCGCTCCAGGAGGCCGGCATCCTGCCTTTCGGCCTTGCTTCAGGTTGGCCGATCAACGGCGTTCCGGGCGTGCTTCTGGCAGGCATCGGCGGCACCGATCTGGTTCTCGCCGTTAACCGCGACAAGAGCGGCGACGCGGTGCGGAGCCCTGAATTCCGGGAAGTGGCCGAAGCCCTCGATGATCTGCGCAGCGTGATTTCGCCCGAAATGATGGTCCCGAGCTTTGGTGACGTAGGCAATCAGATTCTTGCCGGTGAAGCTGCTGGCAACATCCATGGCGACTGGCTCCAGGGCGATCTTCAGGTTGCCGGTGGTGTTCCCGGAGAAGACTACGAATGCGTTCCTGCCCTTGGTCTGAATGACCAGCTTTCGGGTGGCGGTGACTCCTTCTTCTTCCCTGTGTTGCCGGAAGGCACTGATCCGGAGGTTCTCGAGGCACAAACCCAGCTGGCACGCATTCTGATTTCGCCGGAAGGTCAGCTTGCCTTTAACCTCAAGAAGGGATCGATGCCGATCCGTACCGACATTGATCTCGAGCAAGCAAACCCGTGCATGCAGAAGGCCCTTGGCCTGCTCGGCAACGGCTTGCTCCCCGCCGGTGAGTCCACGCTGACCAGCGACACTCAGCAGCAGCTCGATGATCTGACCAGAGAGTTCATCGATAACGACTCGATCACAGTCGATGACTACATCGAGCGGTACGCTACCCTCATCGAGAACGCTGACTAA
- a CDS encoding DEAD/DEAH box helicase, with translation MTQFQALGLDDHLLKAIAGLGFSDPTPIQERAIPLVLEGRDIMGLAQTGTGKTAAFGLPIIQQLLAKAGKPDPKTCKALILAPTRELVNQIAVNLRAFTKGSPIKVNSVVGGMSIGTQIKALAHGSDIVVATPGRLLDLVKRQAIRLDSARHLVLDEADQMLDLGFIHALRDISRLVGQPRQTLLFSATMPKQMNEIAAVYLKDPVRVQVTTPGKTADKVTQSAHFVEPGGKLALLKQLLSVDKDSLSLVFARTKHGAEKLSKSLAAAGFASGSIHGNKSQGQRDRTLKSFRSGEIRVLVATDVAARGIDIPGVSHVYNYELPQVAENYVHRIGRTARAGAEGEAVALVSGEEYGLLLDIERLTGLSISTAGGERPLRKTSTAPAKKRTQGRNGKPQSKGQGAGKPFDPAKAAAQRNRNKQRNKRARQAA, from the coding sequence TTGACTCAGTTTCAGGCTCTCGGCCTTGACGATCACCTTCTTAAAGCCATCGCAGGGCTCGGCTTTTCCGACCCCACGCCCATTCAGGAACGGGCAATTCCGCTTGTTCTGGAGGGCCGCGATATCATGGGCCTTGCCCAGACCGGCACCGGCAAGACCGCCGCATTCGGTCTTCCCATCATTCAGCAGCTCCTGGCCAAAGCTGGAAAGCCTGACCCCAAGACGTGCAAGGCCCTGATTCTTGCGCCGACCCGCGAACTGGTGAACCAGATTGCCGTCAACTTGCGCGCTTTCACCAAGGGCTCGCCCATCAAGGTCAATTCCGTTGTCGGCGGCATGTCCATCGGGACCCAGATCAAGGCGCTGGCGCACGGTAGCGACATTGTCGTCGCAACGCCGGGCCGTCTACTCGATCTCGTCAAGCGCCAGGCTATCCGGCTCGATTCCGCCAGGCATCTCGTGCTCGACGAGGCCGATCAGATGCTCGATCTTGGCTTTATCCACGCTCTGCGTGATATCTCACGCCTTGTCGGCCAGCCCCGCCAGACCCTTCTGTTTTCGGCCACAATGCCCAAGCAGATGAATGAGATCGCAGCGGTTTACCTCAAGGATCCCGTCCGCGTTCAGGTGACGACACCGGGCAAGACCGCCGACAAGGTGACCCAGAGCGCTCATTTCGTTGAGCCGGGCGGCAAGCTTGCGCTGCTCAAGCAATTGCTTTCGGTCGACAAGGACTCGCTCTCGCTGGTTTTTGCCCGCACCAAGCACGGCGCTGAAAAGCTCTCGAAATCTCTTGCTGCGGCCGGCTTTGCCTCGGGCTCGATCCACGGCAACAAGAGCCAGGGCCAGCGTGACCGCACCCTCAAATCGTTCCGCAGTGGGGAAATCCGCGTTCTGGTGGCAACCGATGTCGCAGCGCGGGGTATCGACATTCCCGGCGTCAGCCATGTCTATAATTACGAGTTGCCTCAGGTTGCCGAAAACTACGTCCATCGCATCGGGCGCACAGCGCGAGCCGGCGCCGAGGGCGAGGCGGTAGCTCTGGTGTCAGGCGAAGAGTACGGCCTGTTGCTCGATATCGAGCGACTTACCGGGCTTTCGATCTCCACCGCAGGTGGCGAGCGCCCGCTGCGCAAAACGTCGACCGCTCCCGCCAAGAAGCGCACGCAGGGCCGAAACGGCAAGCCACAATCAAAGGGGCAGGGGGCTGGCAAGCCCTTCGACCCCGCAAAGGCTGCTGCCCAGCGCAACCGCAACAAGCAGCGCAACAAGCGGGCTCGCCAGGCTGCGTAA
- a CDS encoding helix-turn-helix domain-containing protein, producing the protein MSRVAASSMMLLAMKTLVALLVSKMAPTTAALAVLAAEIGNSRSVFAERFMAVTGATPVRHLTELRMQLATQWIARDQQSIDRVGQKLGCNSQAAFSRAFKRVVGAPPSAVRSPAGLYKTQSGDPDRIRTCDQ; encoded by the coding sequence ATGAGCAGAGTTGCCGCGAGCAGCATGATGCTGCTGGCTATGAAAACGCTTGTTGCGCTACTGGTGTCGAAGATGGCGCCGACAACAGCCGCGCTCGCAGTACTTGCAGCTGAGATAGGCAACTCGCGGTCGGTGTTCGCCGAACGGTTCATGGCCGTGACCGGCGCGACGCCGGTGCGCCATCTCACCGAATTGCGGATGCAGTTGGCGACCCAATGGATCGCCCGCGATCAGCAGTCCATCGATCGCGTAGGTCAAAAGCTCGGCTGCAACTCGCAGGCAGCCTTCAGCCGGGCGTTCAAGCGAGTAGTCGGAGCGCCGCCAAGCGCGGTGCGTTCGCCGGCCGGGCTGTACAAGACCCAAAGTGGCGACCCCGACAGGATTCGAACCTGTGACCAATAG
- a CDS encoding substrate-binding domain-containing protein: MKLSKILVIAALAAMAAAAGTAGAQDADPITIAHVYGKTGPLEAYATQSHNGLMLGLEYYTDGTMEIAGRPIEVIEKDTQLQPDIGRALLAEAYGDDEVDLAVGGVSSGVALAMLPVAEEYGKIFIVEPAVADSITGENWNRYIFRTGRNSSQDAVANAVALGQDDVKIATLAQDYAFGRDGVAAFREALESTGAELVFEEYAPQDTTDFTAHAQRIFDALEGEDGRKVIFVIWAGGGNPLGKIQDMDPNRLGIELATGGNILPALVAYRDFPGMEGATYYYYENLENPINDWLVEQHQVRFDGPPDFFTAGGFAAAGAIVAALEATGGDTDTETLISTMEGMSWDTPKGEMTFRPEDHQAMQDMFHFRIEVQDGVEWGVPALVEVIEAEEMDIPVRN, from the coding sequence ATGAAACTCAGTAAAATACTCGTCATAGCCGCTTTGGCCGCGATGGCAGCTGCCGCGGGTACCGCAGGCGCTCAGGACGCCGATCCAATCACCATCGCCCATGTCTATGGCAAGACAGGCCCGCTTGAAGCCTATGCCACGCAGTCCCACAACGGCCTGATGCTGGGGCTCGAATATTACACCGACGGCACGATGGAGATTGCCGGGCGGCCGATTGAGGTCATCGAAAAGGACACCCAGCTCCAGCCCGATATTGGCCGGGCGCTGCTCGCGGAGGCTTATGGCGACGATGAAGTCGATCTTGCCGTCGGCGGGGTGAGCTCAGGTGTCGCGTTGGCCATGCTGCCGGTCGCCGAGGAATACGGCAAGATCTTTATCGTGGAGCCGGCGGTGGCCGACTCCATCACTGGCGAGAACTGGAATCGCTATATCTTCCGCACGGGCCGCAACTCGTCCCAGGATGCTGTCGCCAACGCTGTGGCTCTCGGTCAGGACGACGTCAAGATCGCCACGCTGGCGCAAGACTATGCTTTTGGCCGCGACGGGGTCGCCGCGTTCCGCGAGGCTCTCGAGAGCACCGGCGCCGAGCTGGTGTTCGAGGAATACGCGCCCCAAGACACCACCGACTTCACTGCACATGCCCAGCGCATCTTCGATGCACTCGAAGGCGAAGACGGGCGCAAGGTCATCTTCGTGATCTGGGCCGGCGGCGGCAATCCGCTGGGCAAGATCCAGGACATGGATCCGAACCGACTCGGCATCGAACTGGCAACCGGTGGCAATATCCTGCCGGCACTTGTCGCCTACAGAGATTTCCCCGGCATGGAAGGGGCGACCTACTATTATTATGAGAACCTAGAAAACCCCATCAACGACTGGCTCGTCGAGCAACACCAGGTGCGTTTTGACGGTCCGCCCGACTTCTTCACCGCTGGTGGTTTTGCCGCGGCCGGGGCGATCGTCGCGGCGCTCGAGGCGACGGGCGGTGACACCGATACCGAGACGCTGATCTCGACCATGGAGGGCATGAGCTGGGACACGCCCAAGGGCGAAATGACCTTCCGACCCGAGGATCACCAGGCGATGCAGGACATGTTCCACTTCAGGATTGAAGTGCAGGACGGCGTCGAATGGGGCGTACCGGCCTTGGTCGAGGTGATCGAAGCGGAAGAGATGGATATTCCCGTCCGGAACTGA
- a CDS encoding ABC transporter ATP-binding protein, with protein MDHTTAPALQTRNLTVRFGGHVAVDSVSYDFRPGCLVAIVGPNGAGKTTYFNLISGQLRASSGTVIHQGDDITRLSVPERTRRGIGRAFQLTNLFPRLSVLENVRLAIQARHPGAMDIFRLADADKFAIDTAMSYIERCGLAGRRNEPAANLSHGDQRKLEVALLLALESSIVMFDEPTAGMSADEAPIILELIQSIKSDASKAIILVEHKMDVIRSLADEIMVLHNGQLVAAGVPAEVMRSDVVRDAYLGTMGH; from the coding sequence ATGGACCACACCACGGCGCCGGCGCTGCAGACCCGCAACCTGACGGTCCGCTTTGGCGGCCATGTCGCCGTGGATTCGGTGAGCTACGATTTTCGTCCCGGATGTCTTGTTGCGATCGTGGGGCCGAACGGGGCCGGCAAAACGACCTATTTCAACCTGATTTCCGGCCAGTTGCGCGCCAGCAGCGGCACCGTCATTCACCAGGGCGACGATATCACCCGACTCTCGGTGCCTGAGCGCACACGGCGTGGGATCGGGCGGGCGTTTCAGTTGACCAATCTGTTTCCGCGACTTTCGGTTCTCGAAAACGTCCGGCTTGCCATTCAGGCCCGACACCCGGGAGCCATGGACATTTTTCGGCTCGCCGATGCGGACAAATTCGCAATCGACACCGCCATGAGCTATATCGAGCGCTGCGGGCTCGCCGGACGACGCAATGAACCCGCCGCCAATCTTTCGCATGGCGACCAGCGCAAGCTGGAGGTCGCGCTGCTGCTGGCGCTCGAAAGCTCCATTGTCATGTTCGATGAGCCAACCGCCGGCATGAGCGCGGATGAAGCCCCGATCATTCTCGAGCTTATCCAGTCCATCAAATCCGATGCGAGCAAAGCCATTATCCTGGTGGAGCACAAGATGGACGTTATCCGATCGCTGGCCGACGAAATCATGGTGCTCCACAACGGCCAGCTCGTGGCCGCCGGCGTTCCGGCGGAGGTGATGAGGTCTGACGTCGTTCGTGATGCCTATCTCGGAACCATGGGACATTAG
- a CDS encoding ABC transporter ATP-binding protein, with amino-acid sequence MAGTDALLSLSDVHTYIGRYHILHGVNLEIPRGELTMLLGRNGAGKTTTMRTIMKLWPVREGRIVFAGEDVTRLSTPEIARRGIAYVPENMGIFGTLSAEENMVLAARAGEPNAKRLEWIYDLFPALRKFWRWPAGQLSGGQRQMLAIARAIIEPADLLLIDEPTKGLAPTIIDALANAIDALKETGVTILMVEQNFALAERVGDRVAVMDDGKITHTGTMAALSADTALQCRLLGFDVGGDAA; translated from the coding sequence ATGGCAGGAACCGACGCGCTTTTATCGCTCTCTGACGTTCATACCTATATCGGGCGCTATCACATTCTGCACGGCGTCAATCTTGAAATCCCGCGCGGCGAACTGACGATGCTGCTCGGACGCAACGGCGCCGGCAAGACCACCACGATGCGCACGATAATGAAGCTCTGGCCGGTGCGCGAGGGGCGCATCGTTTTTGCCGGCGAGGACGTGACCAGACTCTCGACGCCAGAGATCGCGCGGCGCGGCATTGCGTATGTTCCCGAGAATATGGGCATTTTCGGCACTCTGAGCGCAGAGGAGAACATGGTGCTGGCGGCGCGGGCTGGCGAGCCCAATGCCAAGCGGCTCGAGTGGATCTATGACCTCTTTCCGGCGCTCCGCAAATTCTGGCGCTGGCCGGCCGGTCAGCTTTCGGGCGGGCAAAGACAAATGCTTGCCATCGCGCGCGCCATCATCGAGCCGGCGGACCTGCTGCTCATTGATGAACCCACAAAGGGATTGGCGCCCACGATCATCGATGCTCTGGCCAATGCGATCGATGCGCTCAAGGAGACGGGCGTCACGATTTTGATGGTCGAACAGAATTTCGCGCTCGCCGAGCGGGTGGGTGACCGGGTTGCTGTCATGGACGACGGCAAGATCACACACACCGGGACCATGGCAGCGCTGAGCGCCGACACAGCGCTTCAGTGCCGGCTGCTGGGGTTCGATGTTGGGGGAGACGCGGCATGA
- a CDS encoding branched-chain amino acid ABC transporter permease, with the protein MSANDEPIALSGNRRGPVGYVRDRLAYFTVPLLILLALLPISSVPTWGTLTLAGLAMGLMIFIMASGLTLVFGLMDVLNFGHGAMISFGAFVGVSVLLALGPLYGAAAIELNLLALLLSALAAMVAAGVLGLAFERLIVRPVYGHHLKQILITTGGLIVIEQLIIVIWGPNEIPIPRPESLKGAFIVGGVILEKYRLLAVGLGLALFVALRIILTRTKIGLLVRAGVENREMVEALGYRISVLFIGVFVAASALGGMGGIMWGLYDEVITAHMGMSVMILVFITIIIGGLGSIEGCFVAALLIGLTNNYVAYLAPKLSLGSAILLMVVVLMWRPNGLLQPSGSR; encoded by the coding sequence ATGAGCGCGAATGATGAACCGATCGCCCTCTCGGGCAACCGGCGCGGCCCTGTGGGATATGTGCGGGATCGCCTCGCCTATTTCACCGTGCCGTTGCTGATCTTATTGGCATTGCTACCGATCAGCAGCGTACCGACCTGGGGCACGCTGACGCTGGCGGGGCTTGCCATGGGGCTAATGATCTTCATCATGGCGTCCGGGCTCACCCTTGTTTTTGGGTTGATGGACGTTCTCAATTTCGGACACGGCGCGATGATTTCGTTTGGCGCCTTTGTCGGGGTGTCCGTGCTTTTGGCACTCGGACCGCTCTACGGCGCGGCAGCAATCGAACTCAATCTTCTCGCCCTGCTGCTTAGCGCCTTGGCGGCAATGGTTGCCGCAGGCGTTCTGGGCCTCGCCTTCGAGCGGCTGATCGTGCGCCCTGTCTATGGCCACCACCTCAAGCAGATATTGATCACCACCGGTGGGCTTATCGTTATCGAACAGCTCATCATTGTCATCTGGGGTCCCAATGAAATCCCCATCCCGCGCCCAGAAAGCCTAAAGGGCGCCTTCATCGTTGGAGGCGTGATACTCGAAAAATACCGGCTACTTGCCGTCGGCCTGGGCCTCGCGCTGTTTGTGGCGCTGCGGATCATCCTGACGCGCACCAAGATCGGGCTGCTTGTGCGGGCAGGCGTCGAGAACCGCGAAATGGTGGAAGCGCTGGGCTACCGCATTTCTGTCCTTTTCATCGGTGTCTTCGTTGCCGCTTCGGCACTTGGCGGGATGGGCGGCATCATGTGGGGGCTCTATGACGAGGTGATCACCGCACACATGGGCATGAGCGTGATGATTCTGGTGTTCATCACCATCATCATCGGCGGTTTGGGCTCGATCGAAGGCTGCTTCGTTGCAGCGTTGTTGATTGGGCTGACCAATAACTATGTCGCCTATCTCGCGCCCAAGCTGTCGTTGGGTTCCGCCATCCTGCTCATGGTGGTCGTTTTGATGTGGCGCCCCAACGGCCTGCTGCAGCCAAGCGGATCGAGGTAA
- a CDS encoding branched-chain amino acid ABC transporter permease yields the protein MFKSILSGDTPGRPLLSVAIAAIVLCLAFAPFIFPGTRSMDTAARICIIIALVASYDLLLGYTGIVSFAHTMFFGLGAYGVAIASYNFGPGWGSIGLGTLIGVAIAAVLALFIALASLRVRAIFFAMITLAVSSAFGILISQLYTITGGEDGLTYRVPHILTPAFKLADFRIFDVRLDGRLLAYYLVFVGATALFLLLMRFVNSPFGRVLQAIRENDFRAEALGFKTVYYRTIASVISAVAAALVGALFAVWLRYTGPETTLSLDLMIDILVMVVIGGMGTMWGAILGATIFVLAQNYLRDVMATASAATADIPFVPDLLHPDRWLFWLGLLFILSVYFFPTGIVGRFRGKFE from the coding sequence ATGTTCAAATCCATTCTTTCCGGCGACACGCCAGGCAGGCCGCTCCTGAGCGTCGCTATAGCGGCGATCGTTTTGTGCCTGGCTTTTGCGCCCTTCATTTTTCCGGGCACGCGGTCGATGGATACGGCAGCACGTATCTGCATCATCATCGCACTTGTCGCGAGCTATGACCTGCTGCTGGGCTACACGGGGATCGTTTCGTTTGCCCACACCATGTTTTTTGGTCTTGGCGCTTATGGCGTTGCGATTGCATCATACAACTTTGGACCGGGCTGGGGTTCGATCGGGCTGGGCACGCTGATCGGCGTGGCGATCGCGGCTGTTCTGGCGCTGTTTATCGCGCTCGCCTCGCTACGCGTGCGGGCGATCTTTTTTGCGATGATCACACTCGCCGTTTCTAGCGCCTTCGGTATCCTCATCTCGCAGCTCTATACGATTACGGGCGGGGAGGACGGGCTGACCTATCGGGTGCCTCATATCCTTACCCCGGCCTTCAAGCTTGCCGACTTCCGCATTTTCGACGTGAGGCTCGATGGCAGGCTTTTGGCCTACTATCTCGTCTTTGTCGGTGCGACCGCGCTGTTTCTTCTCCTCATGCGTTTCGTCAATTCCCCGTTCGGCCGCGTCCTTCAGGCAATCCGCGAGAACGATTTCCGGGCCGAGGCCTTGGGCTTCAAGACAGTTTACTACCGCACGATCGCCTCGGTGATTTCGGCAGTCGCCGCCGCACTTGTCGGCGCGCTCTTTGCCGTCTGGCTTCGCTACACCGGTCCTGAAACCACGCTATCGCTCGACCTAATGATCGACATACTGGTCATGGTGGTGATCGGTGGCATGGGCACCATGTGGGGCGCCATTCTGGGCGCGACAATTTTTGTACTGGCCCAGAACTATCTGCGCGATGTGATGGCTACGGCAAGCGCGGCAACTGCAGATATTCCATTCGTCCCCGATCTGCTGCACCCGGACCGTTGGTTGTTCTGGCTCGGGCTGTTGTTCATCCTCAGCGTTTATTTCTTTCCGACCGGAATTGTCGGACGTTTTAGAGGAAAATTCGAATGA
- a CDS encoding alpha/beta fold hydrolase codes for MTEPVSRYFALRDREIHVSQWGTPDKPALIMWHGLARTGRDFDTIARALRDQYFILAPDTLGRGLSQWADDPSSEYRLDNFGAMAMELLDQLGISTCRWIGTSMGGAVGIRLAGGPMRGRISHLVINDIGPEIPTTAVERISTYVGNPPVFDTIRELEAWLRAVYAPFGPLSDAEWRAMADSSARRTDEGKVTVHYDPAIVAQFDAANDVGDQWSDFDAITAPMLLIRGAESDLLSEDLAVSMQARGPRPQRLDIAGVGHAPALNVAAQIEPVRAFLRD; via the coding sequence ATGACCGAGCCCGTCTCCCGCTACTTCGCGCTGCGTGATAGGGAAATCCACGTTTCCCAATGGGGAACTCCGGACAAGCCGGCGCTCATCATGTGGCACGGTCTGGCCCGTACGGGACGCGATTTCGACACCATCGCACGCGCCTTGAGGGACCAGTACTTCATCCTTGCGCCCGACACGCTCGGGCGTGGACTGAGCCAATGGGCGGACGACCCATCAAGCGAATACCGGCTCGACAATTTCGGCGCCATGGCGATGGAGCTGCTCGATCAGCTCGGCATTTCCACCTGTCGCTGGATAGGCACCTCCATGGGCGGAGCCGTCGGCATACGCCTCGCGGGTGGTCCCATGCGCGGGCGCATCAGCCACCTCGTCATCAACGATATCGGCCCCGAAATCCCCACCACCGCCGTCGAACGCATTTCGACCTATGTCGGCAACCCACCGGTCTTTGACACAATCCGGGAGCTTGAAGCCTGGCTGCGCGCCGTTTATGCGCCGTTCGGGCCGCTTAGCGACGCCGAATGGCGGGCGATGGCGGACAGTTCGGCGCGGCGCACGGACGAGGGAAAAGTGACTGTCCATTATGACCCGGCCATCGTCGCTCAATTCGATGCAGCAAACGACGTCGGCGATCAATGGTCCGATTTCGATGCCATCACTGCGCCGATGCTGCTAATCCGGGGAGCTGAAAGCGACCTGTTGAGCGAAGACCTTGCCGTGAGCATGCAGGCGCGCGGACCGCGGCCACAGCGACTCGATATTGCCGGCGTTGGACACGCGCCAGCCCTGAACGTTGCCGCACAGATTGAGCCCGTGCGGGCGTTTTTGCGGGACTGA
- a CDS encoding universal stress protein, whose product MYKHILIATDGSELATKGLDQGLKLAKQLGSKVTVITVTDMWASGALAVAGPTSIAEYDAAMHAAVKDILEEAARFASETGVQCETRHIANRYPADAIVEVSQEMDVDLIVMASHGRRGFRKMLLGSQTTEVLTSSTVPVLVVR is encoded by the coding sequence ATGTATAAACACATCCTCATCGCAACCGACGGTTCGGAATTGGCTACCAAAGGGCTGGATCAGGGCCTCAAGCTCGCCAAACAATTAGGCTCGAAGGTTACGGTAATCACCGTCACCGATATGTGGGCCTCGGGCGCGTTGGCTGTCGCCGGGCCCACAAGCATTGCCGAATATGATGCGGCAATGCATGCAGCGGTGAAGGATATTCTAGAAGAGGCTGCCCGATTTGCATCGGAGACCGGGGTTCAATGCGAGACGCGGCACATCGCTAACCGCTATCCCGCCGATGCCATTGTTGAGGTTTCTCAGGAAATGGACGTGGATCTCATCGTAATGGCCTCCCATGGCCGCCGCGGATTCCGCAAAATGCTGCTGGGTAGTCAGACGACCGAAGTTCTCACGTCGAGCACCGTGCCGGTGCTGGTCGTGCGCTAA
- a CDS encoding DUF192 domain-containing protein, which translates to MRATRNIMISAVLMLASLAPALGQENEEIAVIHSGDQSFTFAVEIADTPEETSRGLMFREELAADAGMLFDFIDERPASFWMQNTLIPLDMLFIKADGEVVRIHENAVPMDTTPIPSGEPVRFVLEIPGGRSAELGLKAGARLEHPRVELDTETAE; encoded by the coding sequence ATGCGCGCCACCAGAAATATCATGATCTCGGCGGTGCTCATGCTCGCCAGCCTCGCTCCGGCCCTCGGGCAGGAAAACGAAGAGATCGCAGTAATCCATTCCGGGGATCAGAGTTTCACGTTTGCCGTCGAGATTGCCGACACGCCCGAGGAGACCTCGCGCGGGCTAATGTTCCGCGAAGAACTGGCGGCCGATGCCGGCATGCTTTTCGACTTCATAGATGAGCGCCCGGCCAGCTTCTGGATGCAGAACACCCTCATTCCGCTCGACATGCTGTTCATCAAGGCGGATGGTGAGGTTGTACGTATCCACGAAAATGCCGTTCCCATGGATACGACACCAATCCCCTCCGGCGAACCGGTGCGCTTCGTTCTGGAAATTCCCGGCGGACGTTCCGCCGAACTGGGGCTGAAAGCGGGTGCCCGGCTGGAGCACCCGCGGGTAGAGCTGGACACCGAAACAGCAGAATAG
- a CDS encoding cold-shock protein yields MGAKNISGTGPDSRTVGHDDARREGADQDIRNPATDFDVIEVVGTIKWFDAGKGFGFIVPDAGGADVLLHVTCLRRDGYQTAHEGARIVVEALNRPGGLQAFRIISMDESTARHPAQMPAARTHVHVEPTSKLERLEVKWFNRVRGFGFLSAGEGHPDIFIHMETLRQFGLTELRPGQFVLARYGDGPKGLMVAEIRPDGWGDAPSSH; encoded by the coding sequence ATGGGGGCGAAAAACATTTCCGGCACCGGACCAGACTCCAGGACTGTGGGGCACGACGATGCTCGCCGCGAAGGGGCCGATCAGGATATCCGCAATCCGGCCACGGACTTCGACGTCATAGAAGTTGTCGGAACCATCAAGTGGTTTGACGCTGGCAAGGGCTTTGGCTTTATCGTGCCCGACGCGGGCGGTGCTGATGTGCTGTTGCACGTGACCTGCCTTCGGAGGGACGGCTATCAGACGGCCCATGAGGGCGCGCGCATAGTGGTTGAGGCGCTCAATCGCCCCGGCGGTCTGCAAGCCTTCCGAATCATATCGATGGATGAATCGACGGCACGCCACCCGGCACAAATGCCCGCAGCTCGTACACACGTCCATGTTGAACCGACTTCAAAGCTTGAACGCCTTGAGGTCAAATGGTTCAACAGGGTGCGCGGTTTCGGTTTTCTTTCGGCAGGTGAGGGTCATCCCGACATTTTCATTCACATGGAAACATTGCGCCAGTTCGGGCTGACCGAATTGCGCCCCGGACAGTTTGTGCTGGCCCGGTATGGCGATGGTCCCAAAGGCCTTATGGTCGCCGAAATCCGCCCAGATGGTTGGGGCGACGCTCCGTCTTCTCACTAA